A stretch of Triticum aestivum cultivar Chinese Spring chromosome 1D, IWGSC CS RefSeq v2.1, whole genome shotgun sequence DNA encodes these proteins:
- the LOC123162820 gene encoding protein ACCELERATED CELL DEATH 6-like — MGAKDVLNIILEKFPSSAGLRTAQGRTFLHVAIEKKRLNIVSFACQTPSLKWILNMQDSDGNSALHLAVKNAMFHNLCSLCGNMEVDLSLANNNKQTPIDLSRSLFPRGLNHVWNSDQMIYVALNLVGAKNSSVLLDHIVERDSFRVKPEDEVKEAQKMKEASQMLGIGSVLIATVSFGATFAVPGGFIADDHTNRGTPTLAGRYTFDAFMMANALAFLCSSIATIAPMFTGSPLVNLVTRQINYCASIFFMSSSLTCLATAFALGVCMVLAPVANATGIAICVLSPLVMLYRNFEYLLKLVILARPLCLRMGLYRALKQLAMMMLDIIVFELWPFVLIFGWAAIARKLRNL; from the exons ATGGGTGCGAAAGATGTCCTAAACATTATACTTGAGAAGTTTCCTAGTAGTGCTGGCTTGCGCACTGCTCAAGGACGGACATTCCTTCATGTCGCCATTGAGAAAAAAAGACTGAACATAGTCTCCTTTGCTTGCCAAACTCCATCACTAAAGTGGATTTTGAATATGCAAGACAGTGATGGGAACAGTGCACTGCATTTAGCAGTCAAGAATGCAATGTTTCATAATTTATGTTCTCTATGTGGTAATATGGAAGTGGACTTAAGTTTAGCAAACAACAATAAGCAGACTCCTATTGATTTATCCAGAAGCTTGTTTCCTCGTGGACTGAATCATGTTTGG AATAGTGACCAGATGATATATGTGGCACTCAACTTGGTTGGTGCTAAAAATAGTTCCGTTCTCTTGGATCATATTGTAGAAAGGGACAGTTTTCGAGTAAAACCAGAGGATGAGGTCAAAGAAGCACAGAAGATGAAAGAGGCAAGCCAAATGCTAGGCATTGGTTCAGTTTTAATAGCAACTGTATCATTCGGTGCAACTTTTGCTGTCCCTGGAGGTTTCATAGCAGATGATCATACAAATCGAGGCACACCAACACTTGCTGGAAGGTATACGTTTGATGCATTCATGATGGCAAACGCATTAGCTTTTCTTTGCTCCTCAATAGCTACTATTGCTCCAATGTTCACTGGATCTCCTTTGGTTAACTTGGTGACTCGCCAAATAAACTATTGCGCATCTATTTTCTTCATGTCGAGTTCGCTCACATGCTTGGCTACTGCTTTTGCACTGGGTGTGTGTATGGTGCTAGCTCCGGTTGCTAATGCTACTGGCATTGCGATCTGTGTACTCAGTCCTCTCGTGATGCTATATAGAAATTTTGAATACTTACTAAAGCTGGTTATTCTTGCACGGCCATTATGCCTTCGAATGGGACTATATCGTGCATTAAAACAGTTAGCAATGATGATGCTTGACATAATTGTCTTTGAACTCTGGCCTTTCGTACTTATCTTCGGTTGGGCCGCAATTGCTCGGAAGCTCCGAAACCTCTGA